One Hordeum vulgare subsp. vulgare chromosome 4H, MorexV3_pseudomolecules_assembly, whole genome shotgun sequence DNA window includes the following coding sequences:
- the LOC123450173 gene encoding pollen allergen Phl p 5.0101-like, translating into MAVQECTVTLLVAIALVLVVGPASSYAAEASYAPAAMTEEQKLVDKANNAFKAAVAAAAAAPPAEKYKIFQASFTLNFGWSVAGVTGGFSLNATFTTRIALAQLTAFHFAKGTTPEAKYNAFVAILSESLRIIAGILEVHGVKPAGEEVKGAIPAGELKAIDQIDAAFRTAATAADAAPFKDKFAVFKSAFNKAIKETIGDASYERYKFVAELESGVQKAYATTVPNTPKDKLLVFESALSKTILGMAAAATAPATPTAATATPTPVTAVGGYNV; encoded by the coding sequence ATGGCAGTGCAGGAGTGCACAGTGACGCTCTTGGTGGCTATCGCCCTCGTGCTTGTGGTGGGGCCAGCCAGCTCGTACGCTGCCGAAGCGAGCTACGCCCCGGCCGCCATGACCGAGGAGCAGAAGCTAGTCGACAAGGCCAACAACGCCTTCAAGGCGGCCGTGGCGGCCGCAGCCGCGGCCCCTCCGGCGGAGAAATACAAGATATTCCAGGCCAGCTTCACCCTCAACTTTGGCTGGTCTGTCGCGGGGGTCACCGGCGGATTCAGCCTCAACGCCACTTTCACCACCAGGATCGCCTTGGCTCAGTTGACGGCTTTCCACTTTGCTAAGGGCACTACCCCTGAGGCTAAGTACAACGCCTTCGTGGCCATCCTCAGCGAGTCGCTCCGCATCATCGCCGGCATCCTCGAGGTCCATGGTGTCAAGCCCGCCGGCGAGGAAGTTAAGGGTGCGATCCCTGCCGGTGAGCTGAAGGCCATCGACCAGATCGACGCTGCCTTTAGGACTGCAGCCACCGCCGCCGATGCTGCCCCGTTCAAGGACAAGTTCGCCGTCTTCAAGTCCGCCTTCAACAAGGCCATCAAGGAAACCATAGGCGATGCATCATACGAGCGCTACAAATTCGTCGCCGAGCTCGAGTCCGGCGTCCAGAAGGCCTACGCCACGACTGTTCCCAACACGCCCAAGGACAAGCTCTTGGTCTTTGAGTCCGCCCTGAGCAAGACCATCCTCGGCATGGCCGCTGCCGCCACGGCCCCCGCCActcccaccgccgccaccgccactcCCACTCCCGTCACCGCTGTCGGTGGCTACAACGTCTGA